One genomic window of Solanum dulcamara chromosome 12, daSolDulc1.2, whole genome shotgun sequence includes the following:
- the LOC129877269 gene encoding auxin-responsive protein SAUR71-like, giving the protein MLGINKFISMKKLAKKAKAITSPTHEYFLIKDNNNEEWSRANPNSSIPIGSLTIYVGVERERFIVPTSYLSHPLFKILLEKTYNEYGFEQTSGLVVPCSVNAFQEVVNAVECCNGKFDFGELVEEFL; this is encoded by the coding sequence ATGCTAGGAATCAATAAGTTTATTTCAATGAAGAAATTAGCCAAGAAGGCTAAGGCAATAACAAGTCCTACTCATGAATACTTTCTTATTAAGGACAACAATAATGAAGAGTGGTCGCGTGCTAACCCTAATTCCTCAATACCAATAGGGAGTTTAACCATCTATGTGGGGGTAGAACGAGAACGATTCATCGTTCCAACGAGCTATCTTTCTCATCCATTGTTCAAGATTTTGTTGGAGAAAACTTACAATGAGTATGGGTTTGAGCAAACAAGTGGATTGGTTGTGCCATGCAGTGTTAATGCATTTCAAGAAGTGGTTAATGCTGTGGAATGTTGCAATGGGAAGTTTGATTTTGGTGAGTTGGTGGAGGAGTTTTTGTAG
- the LOC129877744 gene encoding late blight resistance protein R1-A-like: MSSENYHPLDLLQQIEDERGSLLLETLKDRIDFLKREFKFLDILLSLQNFIHESYMLEVIQKVQVLFQEAAGDVGNHVYRLEHVGPDFDLMFSQVQNKIWTTKLEIRAEYLVPEISFQLSSKKRGVVANPIFVTEFIDSVVVNLSDIMKISDLHSSQIEEVLKELNLLTTFVCFVSNRCIETQSQHDFFTHVLVLAGHAAMIPWLYFPCHANGDQDSALDEMNILLSELLRMRIKPIQPCIRKIYVEVLQALKSTQSRWYPVIPIEYVADCEASFVKSLLHNLEEISTTSTPSRIVALKDQMATLQEMMNLLRSNLIPLPMEDLIFHIQDIDTIIVDVGLLVYSLYDNEKEKEDVTFEEMNEASVLDFPSNIQHIRAVIYLIIRKAFQSNLPRIHGLGYVDFLLNNLKEFQGRYSNSLDFVKNHLQRIQDELQSVQLFLKDVAEERHNKHERLQDCATLLIGKAYEVEFVVDACISKEVPDWCLVLWFIDIIEEIIHIKTEIMQIQEKKMVEFGIVLHDTTATAHASTQLATTPMMNQEIVGFEDVMGALKEKLIKGSKELDVVSIVGMPGLGKTTLANKLYFDELVKSHFDIRAQCCVSQVYTRKDLLLAILRDAIGHIPDFPRPPSDADVADRLRKVLLPKRYLILVDDIWETTAWDDLSSCFYDSNNGSRIILTTRDHEVAVYAKSVSDPLQLRMFKEDESWKLLEKKVFGKESFSPHLTEVGKEIAKKCGRLPLSVVLVAGILAKTEKKEHCWRQVAAELGPHIHNDSNDIIEKSYQHLPYHLRLCFLYFGAFLEDEEINVLKLTRLWISEGFIKSCKDENLEDTAECYLENLIGRNVVTDVKRSSTGKVKTCKIHDLLLDFCKERASKENLLLWINRNQNANPSSCIYSDKQLAQRRMSIYGGKHEAWSSSCSLVGSVFYRNEKSRVAIYHASHFFRNFKFVKVLDLEFIYIDSIPTELPYLRYFAATMTCDIVTSSIANLVNLETLILRSSGRSFSLPIALLKIDKLRHLQTYFETYFTSHVAEELLVNNPSKFHGCETLSFLRFSQAEDMELMLRKAPNLRKLKCSLNDYSKSFPVLNLLTKLETVKIYSRRLPFGRDAYIFPSYLKKLTLCYAKLGGPDESNIAMLPNLEVLKLKSIEFYNKEWKVSNDIEYSFPQLKVLKIVHCYWFDKWNVSDDAFPCLERLVLFGCKRLEEIPSHFEDKPSLKSIEVKWCNESVVQSAMNIQEAQVDYMQNCGFKIFINQ, encoded by the exons ATGTCTTCAGAGAATTATCATCCTCTTGATCTTTTGCAACAGATTGAAGATGAAAGGGGTTCACTCTTGCTGGAGACTTTGAAAGATCGAATCGATTTCCTTAAAAGGGAGTTCAAATTCCTTGATATTTTACTCAGTCTGCAGAACTTCATACATGAAAGTTACATGCTAGAGGTCATACAGAAAGTGCAAGTTCTGTTTCAGGAGGCTGCAGGAGACGTTGGAAATCATGTGTACAGGCTCGAGCACGTTGGTCCAGATTTTGATCTCATGTTCTCTCAAGTGCAAAACAAGATTTGGACTACGAAGTTGGAAATTAGAGCTGAATACTTGGTTCCGGAAATATCATTTCAACTTTCATCCAAGAAGCGTGGAGTTGTTGCTAATCCCATATTTGTAACGGAATTCATCGACAGTGTGGTGGTGAATCTCAGTGATATAATGAAGATTTCTGATTTGCATTCATCACAAATAGAAGAGGTGTTAAAGGAGTTGAATTTACTGACAACTTTTGTATGCTTTGTTTCAAACAGATGCATAGAGACTCAAAGCCAACATGATTTCTTCACTCATGTTTTAGTTTTGGCTGGCCACGCAGCGATGATTCCTTGGTTGTATTTTCCATGCCATGCCAATGGAGATCAAGACTCAGCTTTAGATGAAATGAATATTTTGCTATCTGAACTCCTGCGAATGAGAATTAAGCCCATTCAACCATGCATCCGCAAGATCTATGTTGAGGTTCTTCAAGCTTTGAAGTCAACACAATCACGATGGTATCCCGTTATCCCAATTGAGTATGTAGCTGATTGTGAGGCTAGCTTTGTAAAGAGTCTCCTACACAATCTGGAAGAGATATCAACTACTAGTACCCCAAGTCGAATAGTTGCTTTAAAAGATCAAATGGCAACCCTTCAGGAGATGATGAACCTCCTGAGATCCAATCTCATTCCTCTGCCAATGGAAGATCTTATATTTCATATTCAAGATATAGACACTATAATTGTTGATGTTGGACTTCTCGTTTACTCGTTATATGATAACGAGAAGGAGAAGGAAGATGTGACTTTTGAGGAAATGAATGAAGCATCAGTTCTTGATTTTCCAAGCAACATTCAGCATATCAGGGCAGTGATCTACCTCATCATACGGAAGGCCTTCCAATCTAATTTGCCAAGGATTCATGGACTAGGCTATGTCGATTTTCTTTTAAACAACCTGAAGGAGTTCCAAGGCCGTTACTCAAATTCACTTGATTTTGTCAAGAATCACCTTCAAAGAATTCAGGACGAACTTCAGAGCGTGCAACTTTTTCTCAAGGATGTTGCAGAAGAGCGACACAATAAGCATGAAAGACTTCAAGATTGTGCTACATTATTGATTGGAAAAGCATATGAGGTAGAATTCGTGGTTGATGCCTGTATAAGCAAAGAAGTTCCCGACTGGTGTCTTGTGCTTTGGTTCATAGACATCATAGAGGAGATTATACATATCAAGACAGAGATAATGCAGATTCAGGAAAAGAAAATGGTTGAGTTTGGCATAGTACTACATGATACTACTGCCACTGCTCATGCATCAACACAATTGGCGACGACTCCAATGATGAATCAAGAAATTGTAGGCTTTGAGGATGTGATGGGAGCATTAAAAGAAAAGCTAATCAAAGGATCCAAAGAGCTAGACGTCGTCTCAATTGTCGGAATGCCTGGACTAGGTAAGACGACTTTGGCCAACAAACTTTATTTTGATGAGCTTGTAAAATCTCACTTCGATATTCGTGCACAGTGCTGTGTGTCTCAAGTGTATACTCGTAAGGACTTGTTACTAGCCATTCTGCGTGATGCTATTGGTCATATCCCTGATTTTCCTAGACCGCCTAGTGATGCTGATGTAGCAGATAGGCTACGTAAAGTTTTGTTGCCCAAGAGATATCTTATCCTTGTTGATGACATATGGGAAACTACTGCGTGGGATGATTTGAGTTCTTGTTTTTATGATTCTAATAATGGTAGTCGAATTATTCTCACCACGCGAGATCATGAAGTTGCCGTTTATGCAAAATCTGTTAGTGATCCTCTTCAGCTTCGTATGTTTAAGGAAGATGAAAGTTGGAAGTTACTTGAAAAGAAAGTGTTTGGTAAAGAAAGCTTCTCTCCACATCTCACTGAAGTTGGGAAAGAAATAGCAAAGAAATGTGGAAGGCTGCCTCTTTCAGTTGTTCTGGTGGCAGGTATTCTCGCGAAGACGGAGAAGAAAGAACACTGTTGGAGACAAGTGGCTGCAGAATTAGGTCCGCACATTCACAATGATTCAAACGACATTATAGAGAAAAGTTATCAGCATTTACCTTATCATCTCCGACTTtgctttctttattttggaGCATTTCTAGAGGATGAAGAGATTAATGTTTTAAAGTTAACACGGTTATGGATATCAGAAGGATTCATAAAAAGTTGCAAAGACGAGAATTTAGAAGATACAGCAGAATGTTACTTGGAGAATCTTATTGGAAGAAATGTAGTGACGGATGTTAAGAGGAGTTCTACTGGTAAGGTCAAAACATGTAAGATCCATGACCTATTGCTTGATTTCTGCAAGGAAAGAGCTAGCAAGGAGAATCTTCTACTATGGATAAACAG GAATCAAAATGCGAATCCTTCTTCTTGTATTTATTCTGACAAGCAGCTTGCTCAACGTCGCATGTCCATTTATGGTGGGAAGCACGAGGCATGGAGTTCGTCTTGCTCACTTGTTGGCTCTGTATTTTACAGAAATGAAAAAAGTCGCGTTGCAATTTACCATGCCTCACACTTTTTTCGCAACTTCAAGTTTGTAAAAGTGTTGGATTTGGAGTTCATCTATATTGATTCTATCCCAACTGAGTTACCTTACTTGAGGTATTTTGCCGCAACAATGACTTGTGATATAGTTACCTCATCCATAGCCAATCTTGTGAACCTTGAGACGCTGATACTTAGATCATCTGGAAGAAGTTTTTCACTGCCTATTGCACTTTTGAAGATAGATAAATTGAGACATCTTCAGACATACTTCGAAACTTATTTCACTTCACATGTTGCAGAGGAATTACTTGTCAATAACCCCTCAAAGTTTCATGGGTGTGAAACTCTTTCCTTTCTACGTTTTTCTCAGGCTGAGGATATGGAATTGATGTTGAGAAAAGCACCTAATCTCCGGAAACTGAAATGTTCATTGAATGATTATTCCAAATCGTTCCCTGTCTTGAATTTGCTGACAAAGCTAGAGACTGTAAAGATTTACTCCCGAAGGCTTCCATTCGGAAGAGATGCATACATCTTCCCATCATATCTCAAAAAGTTGACACTATGCTATGCCAAATTGGGCGGTCCTGACGAATCAAATATTGCAATGCTTCCCAACTTGGAGGTACTAAAACTGAAGTCCATTGAGTTTTACAATAAGGAATGGAAAGTGAGCAATGATATTGAGTACTCTTTCCCTCAACTTAAGGTGTTGAAAATAGTACATTGTTATTGGTTTGACAAATGGAATGTCTCCGACGATGCTTTCCCTTGCCTCGAGCGTTTGGTTTTGTTTGGTTGCAAACGTCTCGAGGAAATCCCTTCACATTTCGAAGACAAACCTTCTTTGAAGTCCATTGAGGTAAAGTGGTGCAACGAATCCGTCGTGCAGTCAGCTATGAATATCCAGGAAGCACAAGTTGATTATATGCAAAATTGTGGTTTCAAGATCTTCATCAACCAGTAG